AACGCTGCTCTTTCGATGTGAGGCCCTCTATGAAACCTCGCCTGACCGGGAACCAGACCTGCAAGTCCGTGACGCTCAGAATATCCTTGACCATTCAGTTCACCCCTTCGGTCGTACGAAATGACATGCAGCGTAATGCCCAGGCAGAACCTCGATCAGCGGAGGTTCTTCCACCTTGCATACATCCTGCGCCATGTAGCATCTGTCAGCGAACCTGCAGCCCACAGGTGCCCTGATCAGGTTCGGAGGGTTGCCTGCGATCGATGCGGGCATCTTCCTCTCGCCCTTGATATTGGGGAAAGCCGCTATCAATCCCTTTGTGTACGGGTGCTGCGGGTTCGAGAAGACCTCTATCGCAGAGGACCGCTCGACAATCTTGCCAGCGTACATGATCGCCAGGAACTCGCAGGTTTCTGCTAGGACGGACAAGTCGTGCGATATTATGATCATAGCTAGCTCCAGTTCGTTCTGCAGATTCTTCAACAGCTGCAGGATCTGCGCCTGAATCATGACATCAAGAGCGGTTGTGGGCTCGTCGCAGAGGACCAACTTCGGCCTGCATGCGAGCGCCATGGCAATCATCACCCTCTGCCTCATTCCTCCACTGAACTCGTGCGGATACTCCCTGATCCTGTTCGGGTTGATCCCGACAAGCTCGAAGAGCTCCTTGACCCTCTTCAGGGCCACTTCCTCGTCCACTTTCTCGTGGAGCAGGATAGGCTCGGTGATCTGGTCTCCCACCCTCTTGACAGGGTTGAGCGCGTTCATCGCGCCCTGGAATATGATTGAAATGTCTCTCCACCTGATGGCTCTCAGCCTTTCACCGGTGATCTTGGACATGTCCTGACCCATGAAGTTGATCTGGCCGCCCGCGATGTATCCGTTCGCTGGCAGGAGCTTCATGATCGACAGCGCGGCCGTTGTCTTGCCGCAACCCGATTCGCCCGCAAGCCCCATCGCCTGGCCTTTGTCCAGAACGAAGCTGATCCCATCGACGGCCTTCAGCGTGCCCTCTTGCGTTTTAAAATATGTCTTTAAGCCATTGACTTCGAGCAATGTCATCGTTCGGTTCCCCCTTAACGATTTCAGTTGTCGATTGTCGTTGCTTCAAGGAGCGAGCGATCAGGCAAACAGCTTTCTATCCGCTGCTCCTGGACCTTCGGTGAA
The Candidatus Thermoplasmatota archaeon genome window above contains:
- a CDS encoding ABC transporter ATP-binding protein; translation: MTLLEVNGLKTYFKTQEGTLKAVDGISFVLDKGQAMGLAGESGCGKTTAALSIMKLLPANGYIAGGQINFMGQDMSKITGERLRAIRWRDISIIFQGAMNALNPVKRVGDQITEPILLHEKVDEEVALKRVKELFELVGINPNRIREYPHEFSGGMRQRVMIAMALACRPKLVLCDEPTTALDVMIQAQILQLLKNLQNELELAMIIISHDLSVLAETCEFLAIMYAGKIVERSSAIEVFSNPQHPYTKGLIAAFPNIKGERKMPASIAGNPPNLIRAPVGCRFADRCYMAQDVCKVEEPPLIEVLPGHYAACHFVRPKG